In the genome of Staphylococcus durrellii, one region contains:
- a CDS encoding ABC transporter permease/substrate-binding protein → MHEFIQTLSDRKGQLVTTIFEHIQLSFIALLIAALIGVPLGILLTKTKKLSEIVMNIAAVLQTIPSLALLGLMIPLFGIGKIPAVIALVVYALLPILRNTYTGIDEVEPSLVEAAKGIGMKPGRRLAKVELPIAMPVIMAGIRTAMVLIIGTATLAALIGAGGLGDLILLGIDRNNSSLILIGAIPAALLAILFDLVLRFMQRLSYKKLIISLVSIAVILLLVIIGPMLANKGDKVTIAGKLGSEPSVITNMYKILIEENTNDTVDVKDGMGKTSFLFNALKSDDIDGYLEFTGTVLGELTKEKLTSKEEPKVYNQAKTSLEHKYNMTMLKPMKYNNTYTLAVKEDFAKKNNIKTIDDLNKVKDKIKPGFTLEFNDRGDGYPAVKKAYGLDLGKVRTMEPKLRYQAVEKGDINLIDAYSTDAELKQYHMVALKDNKHVFPPYQGAPMFKQSYLKEHPEIKAPLNKLAGKISDEDMQEMNYQVTVKNKDPYTVAKNYLKKHHLIK, encoded by the coding sequence ATGCATGAGTTCATTCAAACGCTCTCTGACCGTAAAGGGCAACTTGTAACGACAATATTTGAACATATACAACTGTCATTTATTGCCTTACTGATTGCTGCTTTAATAGGTGTGCCACTTGGGATATTATTAACAAAAACAAAAAAATTATCAGAAATTGTCATGAATATCGCTGCTGTGTTACAGACTATACCATCCTTAGCATTATTAGGATTGATGATTCCATTATTTGGTATAGGTAAAATACCAGCAGTCATTGCGCTTGTCGTATATGCATTATTACCAATATTACGTAATACATATACTGGTATTGATGAGGTGGAGCCTTCTTTAGTAGAAGCAGCAAAAGGTATAGGGATGAAACCAGGTCGCAGACTAGCTAAAGTTGAACTACCTATAGCTATGCCTGTTATTATGGCTGGTATTAGAACGGCAATGGTACTTATCATTGGTACGGCGACATTGGCAGCATTAATAGGTGCCGGTGGTCTTGGTGACCTTATTTTACTAGGTATTGACCGTAACAATTCATCACTCATATTAATTGGTGCCATTCCGGCAGCATTACTTGCTATACTATTTGATTTAGTATTGCGTTTTATGCAAAGATTATCATACAAAAAACTAATTATTTCTTTAGTTTCTATAGCGGTAATCTTACTACTTGTCATTATTGGCCCTATGTTAGCCAATAAAGGTGATAAAGTAACTATAGCGGGTAAATTAGGTTCTGAACCATCAGTTATCACAAATATGTATAAGATTCTTATAGAAGAAAATACGAATGACACTGTCGATGTGAAAGATGGAATGGGCAAAACGTCATTCCTATTCAACGCTTTAAAATCAGATGATATAGATGGTTATTTAGAGTTTACTGGTACCGTATTAGGTGAATTAACAAAAGAGAAATTAACATCTAAAGAAGAACCAAAAGTATATAATCAAGCTAAAACAAGCTTAGAACATAAATATAATATGACGATGTTAAAACCAATGAAATATAATAATACTTATACATTGGCTGTGAAGGAAGACTTCGCGAAGAAAAATAATATTAAAACAATTGATGATTTAAACAAAGTTAAAGATAAAATTAAACCTGGTTTTACTTTAGAATTTAATGACCGTGGAGATGGTTATCCAGCGGTTAAAAAAGCTTATGGCTTAGATCTAGGTAAGGTTAGAACGATGGAACCTAAATTGAGATATCAAGCCGTCGAAAAAGGGGACATTAATCTGATTGATGCATACTCTACAGATGCTGAATTAAAACAGTATCATATGGTTGCATTAAAAGATAATAAACACGTTTTCCCACCTTATCAGGGCGCGCCAATGTTTAAACAGTCATACTTGAAAGAGCATCCTGAAATAAAGGCACCATTGAATAAATTAGCAGGTAAAATTTCTGATGAAGATATGCAAGAAATGAATTATCAAGTAACTGTTAAAAATAAAGATCCATATACCGTAGCCAAAAATTATTTGAAAAAGCATCATTTAATTAAATAA
- a CDS encoding 5' nucleotidase, NT5C type, translating into MTRESIAIDMDEVLADTVGALIKHVNNRMDLSITYDMLEGKKLRHAMPEHDGLLTEILREPGFFKQLEVMSGAQEVVKKLTAHYDVYIATAAMDVPTSFHDKYEWLRQYFPFLDPQHFVFCGRKNIVKADYLIDDNPRQLSIFTGKPIMYTASHNVDDNRFARVNNWEDVEDYFLGNK; encoded by the coding sequence ATGACTAGAGAATCAATTGCAATTGATATGGATGAAGTACTAGCAGACACTGTAGGTGCGTTAATTAAACATGTAAATAATCGTATGGATTTAAGTATTACTTATGATATGTTAGAAGGTAAGAAATTACGTCACGCGATGCCTGAACATGATGGATTACTTACTGAAATTTTACGAGAACCTGGCTTTTTCAAACAATTAGAAGTAATGTCTGGGGCACAAGAAGTGGTTAAAAAACTTACTGCTCATTATGATGTATATATTGCGACTGCAGCGATGGATGTACCTACGTCATTCCACGATAAGTATGAATGGCTTAGACAATACTTTCCATTTTTAGATCCACAGCATTTTGTTTTTTGTGGGCGCAAAAATATTGTTAAAGCCGATTATTTAATCGATGATAATCCTCGACAATTAAGTATTTTTACAGGCAAACCTATTATGTACACAGCATCTCATAATGTTGATGATAATAGATTTGCACGTGTTAACAACTGGGAAGATGTAGAAGATTATTTCTTGGGAAATAAATAA
- the hisC gene encoding histidinol-phosphate transaminase: MKKQIEQLSAYQPGLSPRALKEAYGIEGELYKLASNENLHGPSPKVKEAITAHLDELYYYPETGSPLLREAISNELNIDESRILFGAGLDEVILMISRAVLTPGDNVVTSEMTFGQYTHNAVVEAAEVKQVPLNNGHFDLEGILNAVDEHTKLIWLCNPNNPTGTYFTHEELKHFLNEAPSNIPVLIDEAYAEFVTADDFPNSLALQQEHDNAFLLRTFSKAYGLAGLRVGYVIAAKEAIEKWNIIRPPFNVGRLSEYAAIAAFEDQAYLKSITDDNAKEREKFFAIPQSEHFYPSQTNFVFVNTNRPDALYEELLKVGCITRPFPNGVRITIGFPEQNDKMIEVLKSFDY, translated from the coding sequence ATGAAAAAACAAATAGAACAACTATCAGCTTATCAACCAGGTTTGTCGCCACGTGCGCTAAAAGAGGCTTATGGCATTGAAGGAGAATTGTATAAATTAGCGTCAAATGAAAATTTACATGGGCCTTCACCAAAAGTAAAAGAAGCGATTACTGCGCATTTAGATGAATTATATTACTATCCTGAAACAGGGTCTCCGTTATTAAGAGAAGCAATAAGTAATGAATTAAATATTGATGAAAGTCGTATTTTATTTGGCGCAGGTCTAGATGAAGTAATTTTAATGATTTCAAGAGCGGTGCTAACTCCCGGAGATAATGTTGTAACGAGTGAAATGACATTCGGCCAATATACACATAATGCCGTTGTCGAAGCGGCGGAGGTAAAACAAGTGCCTTTAAATAATGGTCATTTTGACTTAGAAGGTATTTTGAATGCCGTGGATGAACATACAAAATTAATATGGTTATGTAATCCTAACAATCCAACGGGTACATATTTTACACATGAAGAGTTAAAACATTTCTTGAATGAAGCACCAAGTAATATACCGGTACTTATTGATGAAGCATACGCTGAATTTGTAACAGCTGATGATTTTCCAAATTCTTTAGCATTACAACAAGAACATGATAATGCCTTTTTACTCAGAACATTTTCAAAAGCTTATGGTTTGGCTGGCTTACGAGTAGGTTATGTGATTGCAGCTAAAGAAGCTATAGAAAAATGGAATATTATAAGACCTCCTTTTAACGTAGGTCGTTTATCAGAATATGCAGCAATAGCCGCATTTGAAGATCAAGCTTATCTCAAATCTATAACTGACGATAATGCTAAAGAGAGAGAAAAGTTCTTTGCTATTCCTCAGAGCGAGCATTTCTATCCAAGCCAAACGAACTTTGTGTTCGTAAATACTAATCGTCCAGATGCTTTATATGAAGAACTTCTTAAAGTAGGATGTATCACTAGACCATTCCCAAATGGTGTTAGAATAACGATTGGTTTTCCTGAACAAAATGATAAAATGATAGAAGTATTAAAATCTTTCGATTACTAA
- a CDS encoding diacylglycerol/lipid kinase family protein: MTQKYNHGVLFYHEHSGIKDIYDGLGEVSKSLTAMCKHLSIQLSEDEGNIVEFCKSIKTKQYSADVDIIFILGGDGTVNELINGVMQHELNIPIGIIPGGTFNDFTKTLNLNNDFRVASQQLTETTLKPYDVMKVNDQYALNFVGLGLIVQNALNVQDGNKDLFGKLSYVSSTMKTLVDPVKFNYKVKVDGKELSDESSMILVANGPFIGGNRIPLTDLAPDDGYLNTFIFDDQKFNIFTDVFKQRDSLNWNNMTKGITHLPAKEITIETDDTHKVDIDGEIALTTPLNIQIIPQAIKILTLVEETTNN, translated from the coding sequence ATGACTCAAAAATACAATCATGGTGTACTATTTTACCATGAGCATTCCGGTATTAAAGATATATATGATGGTTTAGGTGAAGTATCCAAATCTTTAACCGCAATGTGTAAACATTTATCAATACAATTAAGCGAAGATGAAGGTAATATCGTTGAATTTTGTAAATCAATCAAAACAAAGCAATATAGTGCCGATGTAGATATTATTTTCATTCTTGGTGGTGACGGTACCGTTAATGAATTAATCAATGGTGTGATGCAGCATGAATTAAACATCCCTATTGGCATCATTCCAGGTGGCACGTTTAACGATTTTACTAAAACATTGAATTTAAATAATGACTTTAGAGTTGCTAGTCAACAATTAACAGAAACTACATTGAAACCATATGATGTTATGAAAGTTAATGATCAATACGCCTTGAATTTCGTAGGTTTAGGATTAATCGTACAAAACGCTTTAAATGTTCAAGACGGTAACAAAGACTTATTCGGCAAATTAAGTTATGTTAGTTCAACTATGAAAACACTTGTAGATCCTGTGAAATTTAATTACAAAGTGAAAGTAGACGGTAAAGAACTAAGCGATGAATCATCAATGATATTAGTGGCAAATGGACCTTTTATTGGCGGTAACCGCATTCCATTAACGGATTTAGCTCCAGACGATGGCTATTTAAATACTTTTATTTTTGATGACCAAAAATTTAATATATTTACGGATGTATTTAAACAACGTGATAGTTTAAATTGGAACAATATGACAAAAGGTATAACACATTTACCTGCAAAAGAAATTACTATAGAAACAGACGATACACATAAAGTGGATATCGATGGTGAAATTGCCTTAACGACACCATTAAATATTCAAATTATTCCTCAAGCCATTAAAATATTAACGCTTGTTGAGGAAACAACAAATAATTAA
- the recQ gene encoding DNA helicase RecQ — translation MEATLSHYFGYDTFRPGQKEIISKIISHRNVLGVLPTGGGKSICYQVPGLMLGGTTIVISPLISLMKDQVDQLKASGISAAFLNSSLTQKQQQAIERQLLNGEIQFLYVAPERFDNDYFISLLQQLSIRLVAFDEAHCISKWGHDFRPSYQDVIHKVFALPQDFAIVALTATATTEVQKDIMSRLNINKSDEVKTSTKRRNLVFKVNPTYQRQKFVIDYVSHHKQEAGIIYCSTRKQVEELHEALEDNNVSSTIYHAGLTNKDRELAQNDFVYDRVRVVVATNAFGMGIDKSNVRFVIHYNMPGDMESYYQEAGRAGRDGLKSDCILLFSERDIGLHQYFISSSKGDDDYKDKMGEKLTKMIQYTKTKKCLEATLVHYFEPNEKLEECQQCSNCVRENKTYDMTHEAKMIISCIARMKQQESYSVIIQVLRGEITDYIRYCEYDKLSTHGIMKDYTTSDLSHLIDELRFKGYLNENDEILTCDSNVKSLLNAQNVVFTTPFKRKSKEKVSINTVEGVDKALFDELKEVRQKLSEQLDIAPVSVFSDYTLEEFAKRKPESKQDMISIDGVGSYKLKHYCPKFLETIQSYKAQI, via the coding sequence ATGGAAGCAACTTTATCACATTATTTTGGTTACGACACCTTCCGTCCTGGCCAAAAAGAAATCATAAGTAAAATTATATCTCATCGTAATGTGTTAGGTGTATTACCTACAGGTGGGGGAAAATCAATTTGTTATCAAGTACCAGGTTTAATGCTGGGCGGGACGACGATTGTTATCAGTCCGTTAATTTCATTAATGAAAGACCAAGTAGACCAATTAAAAGCGTCAGGCATTAGCGCCGCCTTTTTAAATAGTAGTTTGACTCAAAAACAACAACAAGCAATTGAACGACAATTGTTAAATGGAGAAATACAATTTTTATATGTAGCACCAGAACGTTTTGATAATGATTACTTTATCAGTTTGTTACAACAGCTCTCGATTCGTCTAGTTGCTTTTGATGAAGCACATTGTATTTCTAAGTGGGGGCATGACTTTAGACCAAGTTATCAAGATGTTATTCATAAAGTCTTCGCTTTGCCACAAGATTTTGCAATCGTGGCATTAACCGCAACGGCAACGACAGAAGTTCAAAAAGATATTATGTCACGCTTGAATATTAATAAGTCTGATGAAGTAAAAACAAGTACTAAGCGACGAAATTTAGTATTTAAAGTAAACCCAACATATCAACGACAAAAGTTTGTGATTGATTATGTAAGTCATCATAAACAAGAAGCGGGTATTATTTATTGTTCGACGCGTAAACAAGTAGAAGAGTTACATGAAGCACTTGAAGATAATAATGTTAGTAGCACTATATATCATGCTGGTTTAACAAATAAAGATAGAGAACTTGCTCAAAATGATTTTGTTTATGATCGCGTAAGAGTGGTAGTGGCGACAAATGCGTTTGGAATGGGGATAGATAAATCAAATGTACGTTTTGTTATTCATTATAATATGCCCGGAGATATGGAGTCATATTACCAAGAAGCTGGACGTGCAGGGCGTGATGGCTTGAAGAGCGATTGTATTTTACTATTTAGCGAACGTGATATTGGATTACATCAATACTTTATTTCGTCATCAAAAGGTGACGATGATTATAAAGATAAGATGGGCGAAAAGTTAACTAAAATGATTCAATACACTAAGACTAAAAAGTGTTTAGAAGCAACACTAGTTCACTATTTTGAACCTAATGAAAAGCTAGAAGAGTGTCAACAATGTAGTAATTGTGTACGTGAGAATAAAACATATGATATGACACATGAAGCGAAGATGATTATTAGCTGTATTGCACGTATGAAACAACAAGAAAGTTATAGTGTCATAATCCAAGTATTACGTGGAGAAATAACTGATTATATTCGATATTGTGAATATGATAAACTATCGACGCATGGCATCATGAAAGATTATACGACATCAGATTTAAGCCATCTAATAGATGAATTACGTTTCAAAGGGTATTTAAATGAAAATGATGAGATATTGACTTGCGACAGTAATGTAAAATCACTATTAAATGCCCAAAATGTTGTGTTTACTACACCATTTAAGCGTAAATCTAAAGAAAAAGTAAGTATTAATACAGTTGAAGGTGTAGATAAAGCATTATTTGATGAATTGAAAGAGGTACGTCAAAAATTAAGTGAACAATTGGATATTGCGCCAGTAAGTGTATTTTCTGATTATACGTTAGAAGAATTTGCTAAACGAAAACCAGAATCCAAGCAAGATATGATTTCTATAGATGGTGTGGGTAGCTATAAGTTAAAACACTACTGTCCTAAGTTTTTAGAAACAATTCAGTCATACAAAGCACAAATATAA
- a CDS encoding ABC transporter ATP-binding protein gives MIKFNNVSKRYGDKLAVEDISFNIEQGEFFVLIGPSGCGKTTTLKMINRLIALTGGYIYFNDKPISDYPVYEMRWDIGYVLQQIALFPHMTIKENIAQVPQMKKWKQKDIDSRVDELLNMVNMEPEQFKNRKPDELSGGQRQRIGVIRALAADPPVILMDEPFSALDPISREKLQDDLIELQQKIKKTIVFVTHDIEEAMKLGDRICLMNEGKVEQIDTPEGFMTNQQSDFVKQFMGSHLERDTRNIKLRDVINHDDGQVDDLNYEYPKLDSEATIKDAYSYLAQHSAVIVTDEQDNKQHILKREDMFNYLAEAKGGSN, from the coding sequence ATGATTAAATTTAACAACGTGTCAAAACGTTATGGGGATAAGTTAGCTGTAGAAGATATAAGTTTTAACATAGAGCAAGGGGAATTTTTTGTTTTAATTGGTCCATCAGGATGTGGGAAGACGACGACCTTAAAAATGATTAATCGCTTGATTGCCCTAACGGGTGGTTATATATATTTTAACGACAAGCCAATTAGTGATTATCCGGTCTACGAAATGCGTTGGGATATAGGGTATGTACTGCAACAAATTGCGTTGTTTCCGCATATGACAATAAAAGAAAATATAGCACAAGTGCCCCAAATGAAAAAGTGGAAACAAAAAGACATCGATAGCCGTGTAGATGAATTATTGAATATGGTTAATATGGAACCCGAACAGTTTAAAAATCGTAAACCAGATGAATTGTCAGGGGGACAACGCCAAAGAATAGGGGTTATTCGTGCTTTAGCGGCTGACCCGCCGGTGATTTTAATGGATGAACCATTTAGTGCACTGGATCCAATTAGTAGGGAGAAGTTACAAGACGACTTAATAGAATTACAGCAAAAAATTAAAAAAACTATTGTATTCGTTACACATGACATTGAAGAAGCAATGAAATTAGGGGATAGAATTTGTTTAATGAATGAAGGGAAAGTTGAACAAATAGATACGCCAGAAGGATTTATGACCAATCAACAAAGTGACTTTGTAAAACAATTTATGGGTAGCCATTTAGAACGCGATACACGCAATATTAAATTACGTGATGTTATTAACCATGATGATGGACAAGTGGATGATCTGAATTATGAATATCCAAAACTTGATAGTGAAGCTACCATTAAAGATGCGTATTCATATCTTGCGCAACATTCTGCAGTCATTGTCACTGATGAACAAGATAACAAACAACATATTTTAAAACGAGAAGATATGTTTAATTATTTAGCAGAAGCTAAAGGAGGGAGCAACTAA